GCTGTTGCGGCTGGAGACCACGCAGTCCCGGGAGGGGCTCCTGGACGGTGCTTGGTGGCCGCACACACGCGACATCGAGGCCGAGCTGCCCGCGCTGATCAGCGCGTTGACCGAGTACCTCGGGCCCATCACCCGGGTCGGCGTGGACGCATCCGCCTGGAACGTCCTCCCCACCCGCTTGGTCATCGACGACCAGGTCGTGCACCTGGACTCCGACCCGGTCGGTGACGACACCGTCCTCATCACCCGCGGACACAACGACCACTTCGCCCTGCTGGTGGTCCCCCCGGACACCACCGCCGACGCCGCCCGCGAAGCGATGGCCCGCGCCGTCCGCGCCGACAACGTCACGCAGGCCGCTCAGATCCTCATCGCCACCACACCCGGACCCGAGGTCGGCGGCGCCGCCGACCCGGCAGTCGGATCCTGAAGCCTCAGCGGCCGAGGAACCGTTGGACAGCCGTGGCGAGGGCGGCTGGCGATTCCTCCGGGGCGTAGTGGCCGTGTCCGGCAGGACCTCCAACTGGCCTGTCGTCTGTCGCCAAGGTCCACTCGAACCCGCAGCGCCCGCTTCGCACGTCGAAGTGCCCGCCGCCGGAAAGGATGTGGGCCAAGAACGCCGCGGCGGGCGCCGGCGAAGGTGGCGGCGATCGGGGGCGGTGTTCACGTAGATCGCTTTCAGCACGCCGATCCCGTGGCCTTCACTTCGACAACGTCGCTGTCGCACAACTCGCAGGTATCGGCTGAATGGATCATCCGCCGCTCTCGGCGCCGGGAACACACTGCACAACGGCCCCGGCGCATTCACACGCCGGGGCCGCCCTTCCAGGCCGCCGCACGTGAGAGTGCATTGACCCTTTCATCATGCTACGCCTGGGGCGCATCTCCGGGATGAGGGACTTCTGCCGGCGATGCGGCCGTGACGACGATTGTGACAAGGGCAAGGCCGAAGCGGGGCCTCCGCCGCTTGGGAGATCAGGTGGTGCGCCCGTAGCGACACTCCCGCTCCAGACTGTGGATGCCTCAGAAGATCGGATCGCCCGGCACGCGAGGACTCCACGGGATGTGGGGGGTGTGCTCGTACTGCTTGCCCGGCGGTGCGCGGTAGCCGTCGGCCGGCCCGGAAGGCGTAGAGCACCAGGCCCGAGCAGTCGAAGTGCTTGAGCCCCGTGCGCCGTAGGCATAGGGGCGCCTTGCTGGGAGGCTGCCGCTGTCATGGCCGGGAGAGCGAGAGAGTGGAGCGGAGGTATGCGGCCCGTGGGTATCACTGTCAATCCCACCGTCAGCAGGCGCCGACTGGGGTCGGAGCTACGTCGGCTCCGGGAGATCAGCGGTGTGACGACGCAGCAGGTGGCGTCACGCCTGCTGATTTCCCAGCCCAAGATCAGTCTGCTGGAGAACGGCCGCCGGCTCATCAAGCCACGCGATGTGCGAGATCTCTGCGGGCTGTACGGAGTCCGGGATCAGCGGCGTGTTGGCCATCTGATGCAGATGGCCAGGGAATCGGGTCAGCAGGGCTGGTGGGACGCCTACGACGACATCCCGTACGGCGCCTACATCGGCCTGGAAGCCGAGGCCGCCGCACTCCGCATCTATGAGCCCCTGGTGATCCCCGGCCTGCTGCAGACCTCCGCCTACGCCCGGGCGGTCATCGCAGGAACGATCCCTCACGCCACTGCCGAACAGGCCGCCACACGCCTCGAGGTACGGATGCGGCGCCAGGACCGGCTGCGCGCCCCGGGCGACCTGCTGCGCCTATGGGTCGTGCTGGACGCATCGGCGCTGTGGCGCGTCGTGGGCAGCCGCGAGGTCATGCGCGAACAGCTGGAGCATCTGACCCACCTCAGCGCCCAGCCACATATCACCGTGCAGGTTCTCCCTCACGATGTGGGTGCGCACCCGGGTGTCTCGGGACAGTTCACGCTGCTCGAGTTCGCCGAGGCCACCGATGTGAACGTGGTGTATCTGGAGAGGTTCACCAGCGACCTCTATCTGGAGAAACGATCCGACGTGCGACGCTACAGCGACATGTACGCGCATTTGCAGGCCCAGGCTCTGAGCCCGGACGCTACCCGGAGTTTCGTCGAGGAAGTCATCAAGGCGTACCCCGGCCCAGAACCGTGGCCAGATGCCCGCGCGCTGTCCCTGCCGAGCCCGTGAGTGCCACGCGATACAAGCCCGTCCGGGTGCCGAGTCGGCTGCCCTGCGCAAGCCGGACCCGCCAGCGAGTGCGTCTGTGACCACGCGCGAGCGCCACTGAGCCCCCGGACGATGTGTCCAGGGGCTCAGCCGCCGAACGGCGGACCGGACGGCCTATGGGGTTGATCGAGCTTCAGCCCCTGCCTGCCATGGGCTAGTCCTGCCGGGTTGCCGTACCTCGCCGGGTCCGCTTCATGGCGAAGAATGCCGAGCCTCCGATGAAGGCCAGCGCGGCTGCAGTGGCGGCCATGATGCCGGCCTCGCTGCTTGAGCCGGTCGTGGCGAGGTCCGACGACGCCACCTTCGGCTGCCGGTCGGTGGCGGCGCTCACGGGGGCGAAGTTGACGCTCTTGGCTGTGTGGCCGGGGCGGAATTGGCCCAGAGCGTCGTCGAGGCCGCCGGGCAGGAAGTCGGCCCACGGGGGCTTGCCCTGGTCGGGGCCGTCGTGACCGTGGCCGGGAGGCTGTCCGTGGTCGGGGCCGTCGTGACCGTGGCCGGGCTTTCCGTGGTCGTCGTCGCGACCGTGCTCGCCCTCGTCGCCCTCGTCGCCCTCGTCGCCCTCGTCGCCCTCGTCGTCGTGACCGTGACCGTGGTCGTGATCGCCCGAGT
Above is a genomic segment from Streptomyces sp. NBC_01233 containing:
- a CDS encoding DUF5994 family protein — its product is MADSDTPRRPPLLLPDAIHQAIKPGTALLRLETTQSREGLLDGAWWPHTRDIEAELPALISALTEYLGPITRVGVDASAWNVLPTRLVIDDQVVHLDSDPVGDDTVLITRGHNDHFALLVVPPDTTADAAREAMARAVRADNVTQAAQILIATTPGPEVGGAADPAVGS
- a CDS encoding helix-turn-helix domain-containing protein: MGITVNPTVSRRRLGSELRRLREISGVTTQQVASRLLISQPKISLLENGRRLIKPRDVRDLCGLYGVRDQRRVGHLMQMARESGQQGWWDAYDDIPYGAYIGLEAEAAALRIYEPLVIPGLLQTSAYARAVIAGTIPHATAEQAATRLEVRMRRQDRLRAPGDLLRLWVVLDASALWRVVGSREVMREQLEHLTHLSAQPHITVQVLPHDVGAHPGVSGQFTLLEFAEATDVNVVYLERFTSDLYLEKRSDVRRYSDMYAHLQAQALSPDATRSFVEEVIKAYPGPEPWPDARALSLPSP